From a region of the Zingiber officinale cultivar Zhangliang chromosome 10B, Zo_v1.1, whole genome shotgun sequence genome:
- the LOC122028933 gene encoding zinc finger MYM-type protein 1-like produces the protein MEIDYRTRLTTMLDVTRFLLKQGLPFRGHDESTSSSNRGNFLELLEWYSQRNEEVSKVIKQNAPANNQLTSPKIQKDLTRACASEITLAIINDIGDKFFSLMVDEARDSSVKEHMGVVLMYVNKEGYVIERFLAVVHVPDTGSHSLKMTIDTLFVQHGLSLSRLRGQGYDGASNMRGEFNGLKSLILQENPFAMYVHCFSHKLQLVLVAVAHDNFNVSEFFGYITMIVNISGASLIEVLGNIHDDASYSANKGVAAGLIEKMESYQFIFVLHLMKYILGITNELSLSLQQGDQNIVQAMSLVRSVKCRLQDFREDGWQIILEQVNTFCELNMIPILDMEDNMLTRGHGRRRGQLITNFHHYRVEIFCQVVDLIIQKMNNRFSEVSTDLLGCISCFHPRNSFSQFDVHKLIHLADFYPEDFCGTDYLFLEQQLMSYFYNLRDDPYFSSIDDLGILAQKLVETEKHLVFPLVYRMIELALVYQLQLLRLNEFFLQ, from the exons ATGGAAATTGATTATCGCACTCGTTTAACAACAATGTTGGATGTGACACGCTTTTTATTGAAGCAGGGGTTACCTTTTCGAGGACACGATGAGTCAACTAGTTCTTCAAATAGAGGTAATTTTCTTGAGTTGCTTGAATGGTATAGTCAACGAAATGAAGAGGTTTctaaagttataaaacaaaatgctCCTGCAAACAATCAATTAACTTCCCCAAAaattcaaaaggatttaacacgTGCTTGTGCTTCAGAGATCACACTTGCTATAATCAATGATATTGGAGATAAATTCTTTTCTTTGATGGTTGATGAGGCTCGGGACAGTTCAGTGAAGGAGCATATGGGAGTTGTTTTGATGTATGTGAATAAAGAAGGATATGTGATTGAACGATTTCTTGCGGTTGTGCATGTGCCTGACACTGGTTCTCATTCTTTGAAAATGACTATTGATACTTTATTTGTGCAACATGGTTTATCATTATCTAGATTGAgaggtcaaggatatgatggagCTTCAAATATGCGTGGCGAGTTTAATGGATTGAAATCCCTGATACTACAAGAAAATCCATTTGCAATGTATGTTCATTGTTTCTCTCATAAGCTCCAATTAGTTCTTGttgctgttgcccatgacaattTTAATGTGAGTGAATTTTTTGGGTATATAACCATGATTGTGAATATATCTGGAGcatctt TGATAGAAGTGTTAGGAAATATACATGATGATGCCTCTTATTCTGCGAATAAAGGTGTTGCCGCAGGTTTAATTGAGAAGATGGAGAGTTATCAATTTATTTTTGTGTTACATTTGATGAAGTATATATTGGGAATTACAAATGAGTTATCACTTTCCCTACAACAAGGGGATCAAAATATTGTTCAAGCCATGTCCTTGGTTAGAAGTGTGAAATGTCGACTACAAGACTTCAGGGAAGATGGATGGCAGATAATTTTGGAACAAGTTAACACATTTTGTGAATTGAATATGATTCCAATACTTGATATGGAGGACAACATGCTAACTCGTGGTCATGGTAGGCGTAGAGGGCAACTCATCACCAATTTTCATCATTATCGTGTGGAGATTTTTTGtcag GTTGTTGATTTAATTATACAAAAGATGAATAATCGGTTTTCAGAAGTTAGTACGGATTTGCTTGGTTGCATATCATGTTTTCATCCAAGAAATTCTTTCTCTCAATTTGATGTTCACAAACTCATCCATCTTGCTGATTTTTATCCCGAGGACTTCTGTGGTActgattatttatttttggaacaaCAACTTATGAGTTACTTTTATAATCTGCGGGATGATCCTTACTTTTCTTCAATTGATGACTTGGGAATTCTTGCTCAGAAATTGGTTGAGACTGAAAAACATTTGGTGTTCCCATTGGTTTATCGTATGATAGAGTTGGCATTAGTTTACCAGTTGCAACTGCTTCGGTTGAACGAGTTTTTTCTGCAATGA